A single genomic interval of Antechinus flavipes isolate AdamAnt ecotype Samford, QLD, Australia chromosome 1, AdamAnt_v2, whole genome shotgun sequence harbors:
- the NDUFS7 gene encoding NADH dehydrogenase [ubiquinone] iron-sulfur protein 7, mitochondrial has translation MAVALAVPRLARYGLFSFRPSTALQVQLIHQSSVTDASSPVPEGKKSRAVVSKSSSLPSSKGEYVITKLDDLINWARRSSLWPMTFGLACCAVEMMHMAAPRYDMDRFGVVFRASPRQSDVMIVAGTLTNKMAPALRKVYDQMPEPRYVVSMGSCANGGGYYHYSYSVVRGCDRIVPVDIYVPGCPPTAEALLYGILQLQKKIKREKRLKVWYRR, from the exons ATGGCGGTGGCACTGGCGG TTCCTCGTCTGGCCCGTTATGGATTATTTAGTTTTCG ACCCAGCACAGCCCTCCAGGTTCAACTGATCCATCAGAGTTCGGTGACAGATGCAAGCAG CCCTGTTCCAGAAGGAAAGAAGAGTAGGGCAGTAGTCTCTAAATCCTCCTCACTTCCAAGCAGCAAGGGGGAGTATGTGATCACCAAACTAGATGACCTGATCAACTGGGCCCGGCGG agTTCCTTGTGGCCTATGACCTTCGGCTTGGCGTGCTGTGCTGTGGAGATGATGCACATGGCGGCTCCCCGCTATGACATGGACCGGTTTGGGGTGGTGTTCCGGGCCAGCCCCCGGCAGTCAGATGTGATGATTGTAGCTGGCACCCTCACCAACAAAATGGCCCCGGCTCTCCGAAAG GTGTATGACCAGATGCCAGAGCCTCGCTATGTAGTCTCCATGGGAAG TTGTGCTAATGGCGGAGGATATTACCATTACTCCTATTCCGTAGTGAGAGGCTGTGACCGCATTGTGCCCGTGGATATCTATGTCCCAG GCTGCCCGCCCACGGCTGAAGCGCTGCTCTATGGGATCCTGCAGCTCCAGAAGAAGATCAAACGGGAGAAGAGGCTCAAGGTGTGGTACCGGCGGTGA